Proteins co-encoded in one Glandiceps talaboti chromosome 22, keGlaTala1.1, whole genome shotgun sequence genomic window:
- the LOC144452406 gene encoding NPC intracellular cholesterol transporter 1-like: MASMQTCLFCKFGKAAYGDAVELYPNGSYGATSFLTYHTVLLTSQEVTNGLKQARKLADNITASLNADGGDYYVFPYSIAYIYYEQYLTIVEDSIYQLTIALLAVFGVSFLLLGFDLPSTICIVLTIAMIVVDTLGCMYLWGIDLNAVSLVNLVMAVGMSVEFISHITRYFATCTLTSRVARAEQSIAHVGSSILSGVALTNLAGVVPLAFAKSQLFEVFYFRMFLLITVIGCAHSLIFQPVLLIYLGPPIRVLPSLRKKAAQEKKADFDNIYENASMELDESNVDRENTNMKSMSGHKE, translated from the exons ATGGCTTCAATGCAGACTTGTCTGTTCTGTAAATt TGGCAAAGCGGCTTATGGGGATGCGGTTGAATTGTACCCTAATGGCAGTTATGGAG CTACATCTTTCTTGACGTATCACACTGTTTTGTTAACATCACAAGAAGTCACAAATGGTCTCAAACAAGCTCGGAAGCTTGCAGATAATATCACTGCATCTCTGAATGCTGATGGGGGCGATTATTACGTATTTCCATACAG TATTGCTTACATCTATTATGAACAATATCTGACAATTGTGGAGGATTCAATCTATCAGTTGACGATTGCACTCTTAGCTGTATTCGGGGTCAGCTTTTTACTTCTCGGCTTTGATTTACCTTCTACGATATGTATTGTACTGACAATAGCCATGATTGTGGTGGATACTTTAGGATGTATGTACCTATGGGGTATTGATCTCAATGCTGTCTCCTTGGTTAACCTAGTCATG GCTGTAGGTATGTCAGTGGAGTTCATATCTCACATTACCCGTTATTTTGCCACATGCACTTTAACATCAAGAGTCGCCAGGGCTGAACAATCTATAGCTCATGTTGGAAGTTCG ATTCTTAGTGGTGTAGCATTGACCAACCTTGCAGGTGTGGTTCCATTGGCCTTTGCCAAATCTCAGCTGTTTGAGGTGTTCTATTTCCGTATGTTCCTATTGATAACAGTGATTGGTTGTGCTCACAGTCTGATCTTTCAACCTGTTTTACTTATCTACTTAG GTCCCCCAATCAGGGTTCTGCCAAGCTTGAGA AAAAAGGCAGCACAAGAAAAGAAAGCTGACTTTGATAATATCTATGAAAATGCAAGTATGGAATTAGATGAAAGCAATGTCGATAGGGAAAATACTAATATGAAATCAATGTCTGGCCATAAAGAATAA